The Papaver somniferum cultivar HN1 chromosome 3, ASM357369v1, whole genome shotgun sequence genome includes a region encoding these proteins:
- the LOC113355630 gene encoding agamous-like MADS-box protein AGL92 isoform X1 produces the protein MGCNERGKSSSSSINNVDHKIRRKSFKNRIKGFEKKFYELRTLCDVKAAAVVYSEFMNGAKSLPVNPREFDEVVMLKKFYDQKKMKSKNQRFCNFDNLSTVESLERIERDLESKFNMISEREKQLKAGVASSSSSSSSSNCCYQDDEMKKNFGVFNSTNCESSSLVVGSVYEHGSSSSDVLYQQQPQPLITFDPAGLTTTTAADNMFCDYEPRFADMIELEFQRLNCSTSYMDMMMNTTSPFDGPEFLLC, from the coding sequence ATGGGTTGTAATGAAAGGGggaaatcatcatcatcttccattAACAATGTCGATCATAAGATTAGAAGGAAGAGTTTCAAGAACAGAATCAAAGGGTTTGAGAAGAAATTCTATGAGTTGAGAACACTGTGTGATGTTAAGGCTGCTGCAGTTGTttattctgaattcatgaacGGGGCAAAATCATTACCAGTGAACCCTAGAGAATTTGATGAGGTGGTGATGCTAAAGAAGTTTTACGATCAAAAGAAGATGAAATCCAAGAATCAGAGATTCTGTAACTTCGATAATTTATCTACTGTTGAATCACTTGAAAGGATTGAGAGAGATTTAGAATCCAAGTTTAATATGATTTCCGAGAGAGAAAAGCAGTTAAAAGCAGGAgtggcatcatcatcatcatcatcatcatcttcaaattGCTGCTATCAAGATgatgagatgaagaagaattttgggGTATTTAATTCTACTAATTGCGAGTCTAGTTCGCTGGTAGTAGGATCAGTTTACGAacatggttcttcttcttctgatgttTTATACCAACAGCAACCCCAACCTTTGATTACTTTTGATCCTGCTGGGTTAACCACTACCACTGCTGCTGATAACATGTTTTGTGATTATGAGCCTAGATTCGCTGATATGATTGAGTTGGAGTTCCAGCGGTTGAATTGCAGCACCAGCTACATGGATATGATGATGAACACAACAAGCCCTTTTGATGGACCAGAATTCCTTTTATGTTGA
- the LOC113359188 gene encoding putative invertase inhibitor, with translation MKPSTFSLLSFTFTYLLFLFIFSHGVNGADITEPTCNKAAKSSPNIKYHYCMSSFKSNPESRNANVQQLGIISTELAKSKANSISTSIKSLLEKNKNRADNKYLQDCLEMYTSAVSDLEKVLEAFIARDYFKANIRMSAAMDASTNCEDGFKETGLVSPLTKMNDSYFQTTAIALTITNMA, from the coding sequence atgaagcCATCCACTTTCTCGTTACTCTCCTTCACTTTCACATATCTGTTATTTCTCTTTATTTTCTCTCATGGTGTTAATGGTGCCGACATAACTGAACCTACTTGCAACAAGGCGGCGAAAAGCAGTCCAAACATTAAATACCACTATTGCATGAGTTCTTTTAAATCAAATCCTGAAAGCCGAAATGCCAACGTACAACAACTTGGAATAATTTCAACAGAATTGGCAAAATCGAAAGCAAATTCGATAAGTACAAGTATCAAAAGTTTGTTGGAGAAGAATAAGAATCGAGCTGATAACAAGTACTTACAGGACTGTTTGGAAATGTATACGAGTGCAGTTTCGGATTTAGAAAAGGTTCTTGAAGCTTTTATTGCTAGAGATTATTTCAAAGCTAATATCCGAATGAGTGCAGCTATGGATGCTTCGACTAATTGTGAGGATGGATTTAAAGAGACAGGTTTGGTTTCTCCGTTGACGAAGATGAACGATAGTTATTTTCAAACAACTGCAATCGCTCTTACCATTACTAATATGGCCTGA